The Vicinamibacterales bacterium DNA segment CACCTCGGAAGAGATCGCGCAGCGGATGGACATCCCGGTCAGCAAGGTCCGCAAGGTCCTGAAGATCGCGCAGGAGCCGATCTCGCTCGAGACGCCGATCGGCGAGGAGGAAGATTCGCATCTTGGCGACTTCATCGAAGACCGCCAGGTCGTCTCCCCGTCGGATGCGGTGATCAACCTGAACCTGAAAGAACAGACCGATCAGGTGCTGAAGACCCTGACGCCGCGCGAAGAGAAGGTCATCAAGATGCGCTTCGGTGTCGGCGACGGCTCGGAGCACACGCTCGAGGAGGTCGGCCAGAACTTCGCCGTCACCCGCGAGCGCATCCGCCAGATCGAAGCCAAGGCGCTGCGCAAGCTGCGCCACCCGTCGCGCAGCCGCAAGCTGAAAGCCTTCCTGGAGGGAAGGACCTAGGAAGGAGCGACGAAGGAACGCATGCTCGATCTTCGGGCTCGCGTCGCAGGGACCCGCTGGTATCACACGATCGATCTCGGCAACGGCGTGATCACGCCGGGCACAGACGACACACCGGTGCGGCTCGCGCGCATCGGGCTGCCGGCGTCGCTTGCCGGACAGAGCGTGCTCGACATCGGCGCGTGGGACGGATTCTTCTCGTTCGAAGCCGAGCGCCGGGGCGCCAGCCGTGTCGTCGCGGCCGACTACTACTCCTGGCACGGCGTCGGGTGGGGCACCGGCGACGGGAAAGCGGGATTCCGGCTGGCGAAGGAAGCCTTGTCGTCGAAGGTCGAAGACGCCGACGTCGATGTCATGCAGCTGTCGCCGGGAGCGCTCGGAACGTTTGACCTCGTGCTGTTCCTCGGGGTGCTCTATCACGTGCCCGACCCGCTCGGCGCCCTCGAGCGCGTCGCGGCGGTCACGGCATCACAGCTCATTCTCGAGACCGTTGTCGACATGGTCGGGATTTCCCGGCCGGCGCTGGCGTTCTATCCAAACGACGAGCTCAATCGCGATCCGACCAACTGGTTCGCCCCCAACGAGGCGGCGATGGTGGGGATGCTGAAGCGCGTCGGGTTCGCGCACGTCGAAACGATCACACCGAGGCGATCGGCGCTCTACCGGGCGGCGCGCGCGACCTGGCACCGCGCGCGCGGCAAGAACGCGTGGGGACTGGCGTTCCGCCAGGACCGTGCCGTGTTCCACGCCTGGAAGACGCCGCCCGGCGTGGGAACCTGACACGGAGACGGCCTGCTCGCGCGAGGCGTCAAACGGGACGTGCGGACAGGGAATTGCGGTACGATGGGTTGGGCCCATAGCTCAACGGTTAGAGCCGCCGGCTCATAACCGGCCTGTTCCAGGTTCGAATCCTGGTGGGCCCACCTTCTCTGCCCGCCGCATGTAGAATGCACACACCGATGCACGTGGATTTGGAACGAGTCATCGCGCTGCAACGCCTCGACAGCGAGGCCAGCGCGGCGCGGAAGAAACTGGCGGAAGGCCCCGACCGCGAAAAAGCCTTCGACGAACGCCTCGAGGCCGCACGACAACGCATCGACGAGGCCAAGGCCAGGCTCGCCGAGAACCAGGAAGCCCGCCGCGCGATCGACAAAGAGGTCGCCGTCCACCAGGGACGCCTCTCGAAATACCGCGATCAGGCGATGGCGGTGAAGACCAACCAGGAATACCACGCCATCCAGCACGAAATCTCCCACGCCCAGGGAGAGATCAAGAAACACGAAGACAGCATGCTCGAGCGGATGGTCGAAGCCGACGACCTCGCCGCGACCATCAAGACCTCCGAAGCCCAGCTCGCCGCCGAGCAGAAGACCATCGCCGCCGACCGCAAGACGATGCACGAGGAACACGCGGCGGTGCAGGCGGCACTCGACGGGCTTGGCGCCGGGCGCGCGGCGATCGTCGCCGCCATCGACCGGCGCGTGCTCGCCATCTACGACATCGCCTCCGCCAAGCGGCAGGGCATCTCCGTCGCGGAAGCGAAGGACGGCATCTGCACCATCTGCCACGTCCGCCTGCGGCCGCAGATGTTCAACGAGGTCCGCCGTAACGACGGCATCATTCAGTGCGACAGCTGTCAGCGGATCCTCTACTTCGTGCCCGCGGCGGCCTCCCAGGCGTCGTAAACGCGAACGAGCGGCACCGACTGCACGCGACTCGCTGCTGATCGTCGAAACAGATGAACGGGAACCACAGCGTGAACGACCGGCTGTCGGACCTCGGCATGGACGAAGCCGAGCGCGGACCTGAGGACCGCCCGCCGATGACGATCCGGCCGGCCGTTCCGGAAGACGCCGACGCCATCGCCCGGACGTTCCTGGAGAGCGCCGATCATCACGCCCGGCTGGATCCCGAACGCTACGCGATTCCCGACGCCCCGACGATCGCGGCACGCTACCGCGCGGGGCAGCAGCACCTGCCGGGCGTGACAGCCACGACTCTGGTGGCCGTGATCGACAACCACGTCGTCGGGTTCGTCGACGTTCGTCTCGATCGATCGCCGGATCCCATGCACCGCGACATCACCTACTGCCACGTCGTGGAGATCGCGATCAGCCCGTCGTGCCAGAGCCAGGGAGTCGGCGCGACGCTGCTGCAGGCCGCGGAAGACTGGGGACGCCGCAACGGCGCGACCTTCGCTTCGCTGGAATATCTCGCCGCGAACACGCGCGCCGGCGATTTCTATCAGCGGCGCATGGGGTATCGCGTCGCCGCGTTGACCGCGATCAAGCGCTTGTGACGATCGGCGGGCCTGCCGGGCGTCACGGCGCGGCGATCCGAATGGCGGCGAGCATCCGGCCGGCCGTTTCGCGCGCCGCGCGGTAGGAATGCAGGCGCGCGTGATGCGTCTTCGTGCACAGGCCGGAAGCGAAGATCGCCTCCGCCGGCACACCGGCGCGCGCCAGCTGGTCGCGGTTGGCGCGCTCGAGATCGAGAAACGATCGATCGCCCTCTCCGGCCGTGAACCACGCATCGAGCGTCGCGTCTTCGGCGCCCCCGCTCCGGAACGCTGCCACCACGTCCGGCCCGACTTCGCCGCAGCAGGCCCCCAGACACGGGCCGATCGCGGCCACGAGGTGCCGCGGATCCGAACCGAATTCACGGTGCAGGGCCTCGACGGTGGCGCCGACGACGTTGGCCGCCGTTCCGCGCCAGCCCGCGTGCGCCGCTCCGCAGACGTGGCGCGAAGGGTCGTGGATGAGAACCGGCGTGCAGTCCGCGGTGCGTACGCCGATGCCGACGTCAGGGTCGTCGGTGACGATCGCGTCGGCCTCGGGCCGCTTCCAATCGGCGACACTGCCTCGGCGGGCGATCGCCACGGTGCTGCCGTGCACTTGCGTGATCAGCAGCAGCCGCCGGGCCGATAGGCCGAGCGACGCTGCCACCTCCGCCCACTCCCGCGCGTCGTCTCGAAGCATCAGATCGCGCGAGCTGAAGAGATGCCTGGCGGGCAATCGCCGACAGCGCAGGGCACGACCCCAGGGTTCTTGCGTCCACTCGAAGGCGCCGGTAGGCTGGGGATCGATGGCCATTATCGGACTGGGCTTCGACGCGACCGACATTCCGCGCGTGCGGGAAGTGTTCACGCGGTACGGCGACCGCTTCCTCAGCCGCCTCTTCACCGAGGCGGAGATTGCCTATTGTATGCGGCAGCGCGATCCCGTTCCCAGCCTGGCTGGCCGTTTCGCCTCGAAAGAGGCCGCGATGAAGGCGCTCGGCACCGGCCACTCCCGCGGCGTGCTCTGGAAAGACATCGAGGTCCTCCGTTTTGGCGGCCCGCCACGCCTGCGCCTGAGTGGCGGCGCGCTGCGCCGCTTCGAAGCGATGCATGGACGTCGATCGCTGCTCACCATCACGCATTCCGACGCCCTGGCCATGGCGCAGGTGCTGCTGTTTGACGACGAGCCCGCCACCGGCAACGCTTCATGACGCGCGGCGCCGCCGCCGGTCGGCACGCCCTTCGCGCCGGCGAGTAACTCTCCGGGCGTCAACGGCTTGAGAGAACCGTCGCGCGACGGCGCGGCCGGTGCGCTGCTTGCCACGGTCCAGGCGAACTCCTGGCGGCAGACGCCGGCGAGTGAGTCGCGTCAGCCGGGCGGGCCGTGGTTCCCGCCGTCGGGCGTGCAAGGGGTCCGTGGACGAGAGTCCACTGGATGCAATATGACCGTGAAATTCGTAGCCAACGACAGGAACAACCCTCCCGGCAAGCTGGCCGATGCCGAGGTGCACTTCAGCGAAGGCCTGCTCGACGGCTTGAAGCTCGTCGGCTTCGCCGTCTGGGAACGAAAAAGCGGAGACGGGCGGAACGTCACGTTCCCGGCGCGCGCGTTCTCGGTCAACGGCGAACGCCGCTCGTTCGCGCTGCTGCGCCCGATTGCCGACAGCACCGCCCACACGAAGCTGCGCGACGCGATTCTCGCGGCCTACGAGGAGCAGATCGGCACGGCCGTCGCCTAGGGCGTTGCCCGTTGTCCGTCGCGTGGGCCGACGCCCGAAGGCGCGGTGACGATCACGGCAGGACTGGCAGGAACTTGCGGTTCTCGGCGGAGCGTTTCGGCGGCAGGGTCCACTCTTCGCGCAGGCCCTTGTCGAACTCGGCGCGGAAGAACTGGCTCTTCATGCCGCCGTCGATGATGTCCCACGGCAGGACGGCATCGGCGGAGCGGTCGCGAAAAATAAAGAAGTCGGCGTCGACGCCGGTCTCGGCGACGGCAGCACGCCAGTTACCGCCGTTGCGTTCCGCCGCTTCGATTGCCGGCGCCACGCGTCGATCGCCCAGCGAGAGCAGCGCCTGGTAGTAGGAGTGCCGCTCTGACTTGATGTTGAAGTAGACGTTGTCGAGATCGGCGACCAGCGAGCGCAGGCGCTTTCCCTTGCGATCGGTCAGTGCCGGATCTTCCATCGGCAGCCACTGGTAGGCCGTCCCCGGCTTGGGAATCAGCGGGTTCACGCTGGCGACGATCCGGCCAAGTCGGCCTTTGGGGCGGGCGTGGCGCAGCATCGCGTCGCGCAGCTGCACGGTGAGATCGCGGATGCTGGTGAGGTCGTCGTCGTTCTCCGTCGGGAGGCCGATCATGTAATAGAGCTTCAGGTTCTCCATCCCGTTGGCGAAGATGAGATCGGCTTTCTCGACAATCTCCGCGTTGGTGACCGTCTTGTTGATCACGCGGCGCAGACGATCCGAGCCGGTCTCGGGCGCAATCGTGATCGACCGCTCGCCGCTCTGGTGCAGCAGGCTGACGATCGACGGGGTGAGGTCGTCGAGGCGGAGCGACGCCGGGGAGATCGAGTAGCCCATGTCGATCAGTCCCAGAAGGATGCGCTCGATCTCGGGATGGTCGCAGAGGGCGATCGACACCAGGCCGGCGCGGTTGGAGTGCGCGCGCGCCGCACGCGCGAGATCGAGGATGCGGTCGGCCGGAAAGGCGCGCACCGGCAGGTAGTTGTAGCCGGCCCAGCAGAACCGGCACAGGTTCGCGCAGCCGCGCACGACCTCGATCAGGAAACGCGAGCCGAATTCGGTGTCGGGCGTGAAGATCTGGGTCGACGGCGGGTCGAGGCGATCGGTGCTCTTCACGGCCGCCTTCTTCACCACGGCCGGCGCACCAGTGCCGGGTTTCGCGCGAAACGCGGCGATCGTCCCATCGTCGCCGTAGTCGACGTCGTAGAACGACGGGACGTAGAAGCCGCGCGCGGCCGTGAGCCGCTGCAGGAGATCGTCGCGATCGGAGGCTTCGCGGATCGCGGCGATCAGCGGCGGGATGAGCTCTTCACCCTCACCGGCGGCGATCAGGTCGGCGAAGAGGGCGAGCGGTTCGGGATTGACGAACGTCACCGCGCCGCCGATCACGACCAGCGGATCGTGCGCGGTGCGCGCCCCGGCGCGGACCGGGATGCCGGCCAGGCGGAGCATCGAGACGACGTTGGTGTAGTCCCACTCGAAGGAGACCGAGAAGGCGAGGACGTCGAAATCACGAACCGGCGTGTCGGATTCGATCGTGCGGAGCGGCTGACCGGAATTGAGCTGGCCGGCCAGTTCCTGGCGCCCCGGCAGGCACACGCGTTCGCAAACGACGTCGTCCAGCTCGTTGAAGAGCCGGTAGACCGTCTGGAAGCCCAGGTTGGACATTCCGACGAAGTAGGTGTTGGGAAACGCGAGCGCAACGCGCAGCCGCCCGCCGTGCGGCTTGCGGACGTAGCCGACTTCCTGCGCGAGCACGTCGCGATGGCGCTCCGCTCGAGCGCGGGCCGGCATAAAGGATCAGCTGCGGGTGAACGTCAGGTGAACGCGGCTAAAGGTGAACGCGGTGAACGATGATGCGAACGGTCGTGCGAGAAACAGCCCTGCGGCGGCGCCGCTCACGCGTGCCGTGGATTTACCTAGTGTACCACGTGCGTCGACCCAAGGCGGCCGGAGGGGGTCCCGCTCACATCGGCGTCGAGACGCGAGCGGTCGCAGCGAGCGATCACGGGTCCGGCGGGATCCAGGCCATGACGGAACTCGAGGATGTCTCCCCCTGCCCGTCCATCGAGGCCGCAGTCGATCGAGCCGGGTTGGACGATCAACCAGAGACGCCCGTCCGTTGACACATCGCAGTCCGAAACCCGCAACCGGCGCCCGCCGCTCCTTCGTGCCCTTCGCCGTTCTTCGTGCCCTTCGCCGTCCTTCGTGCCCTTCGCCGTCCTTCGTGCCCTTCTATTCGTTCTGGCGACGCAGGAACGCCGGCACGTCGAGCGGCGACACCGGTTCGAACTCGGCTCCCGGGCTGAACGTATCGACCGACGGATCGGCCGCGGCCGCCGACGCCACCATCACGGGCATCTCCAGCACCGGACGCCGCGATACCGTGATCCGCGCCCCGCCACCACCGCCCACCGCTGCCACCTTTTCGGTCTGCTGCCAGGCGCTGTACTGCTGGAGGTCGACCGGCGTCACCCCGGCCGCCGCCGTCGTCTGCTTCTCGACCGCGGCGCGATCGAAACCGGTCGCGATCACCGTGATCTTCACCCTGCCCTCCATCTTCGGATCGACGACGGCCCCGAAGATGATGTTGGCGTCTTCATGCGCCGCTTCCTGGATGATCGCCGACGCCTCGCTGACCTCGACGAGCGAGAGGTCCGAGCCGCCGGTGACGTTGATGATCACGCCACGCGCCCCCTTGACCGAGGCGTCTTCGAGCAGCGGGCTCGAGATCGCGTTGTTGGCGGCGTGCAGCGCCCGATCCTCTCCTTCGCCGGTGCCGGTGCCCATGATCGCGATGCCCATGCCCGCCATGATGGTCTTGACATCGGCGAAGTCGAGGTTGATCAGCCCCGGCACCAGGATCAGATCGGAGATCCCCTGAATCGCCTGCCGCAGCACGTCGTCGGCCGTCGTGAACGCGTCGGTCAGCGATGTCGTCCGCGCGATCGTCGCGAGCAGGCGCTCGTTCGGGATGGTGATGACCGTGTCGACGCAGTCGCGCAGCTCCTCCAGCCCGCGTTCGGCTTGCGTCTGGCGCTTGCGGCCTTCGAACTTGAACGGCTTGGTGACGACCGCGATCGTCAACGCGCCGAGCTCGCTGGCGAGGCTGGCGATCACCGGCGCCGCGCCGGTGCCGGTGCCGCCGCCGAGGCCGGTGGTCACGAACACCATGTCGGCGCCGTCGAGCGACTCGATCAGCTTGTCGGTGTCTTCGAGCGCCGCCTGGCGCCCGACGTTGGGATCGGCGCCGGCGCCGAGTCCTTTGGTCAGCTTGCCGCCGATCTGGATCTTGTTCGGCGCGCTGTTCAGTTTGAGCGCCTGCAGGTCGGTGTTGGCGATGATGAACTCGACGCCGTCGAGCCCAGACTGCACCATGCGGTTGACGGCGTTGCTGCCGCCGCCCCCCACGCCGACCACTTTGATGCGGGCGCCCGTGCGTCCCTCCTCGTCGAGCTTCAGCCGCAGCCCGTCCTTGTCGACCATCAGGTCCTCCCTCAGAAAAATTCCTTGAACAAGCCGCGCAGCCGTCCGGCCACGCGTCCGAATGCGCCGGCTCCGACCGGACGCGCGACTTCACCGACGTGATTCCTGTGTGCGTACATCACCAGGCCGACCGCGGTCGCGAAGGCCGGGCTGTTGACGTGATCGGCGAGGCCGCCGACCCCGGCCGGCACGCCGCGCCGGATCGGCAGGTCGAAGATCTGTTCGGCGATCTCCGCCATGCCGTCGAGCATCGCCCCGCCGCCGGTCAGCACGATCCCGGAATTCAGCGACTTCTCGAAGCCGGCCTTGCGGATCTCGTCCCACAAGAGGTGGAAGATCTCTTCGGCGCGCGGCTGCAGGATCTCCGAGAGGATCCGCCGCGCCATCACCCGCGGCTTGCGGCCGCCGACGCTCGGCACGTCCATCGTCTCGTCCTCGTCGACCATCGCCGACAGCGCGCAGCCGCAGCGCCGCTTGATTCGCTCGGCGTCGGGGATCGGCGTGCGCAGTCCGACCGCGATGTCGTTCGTGAAGTGATCGCCTCCGATCGCCACCACCCCGGTGTGCCAGATACTGCCGCGTTCGAAGATCGCGAAATCGGTGGTCCCGCCACCGACGTCGACCACCGCGACCCCGAGCTGTTTCTCGTCGTCGGTGAGCACCGCCTCGCTCGCCGCGAGCTGCTCGAGCACGCTGTCCAGCACCGCGACGCCGGCGCGGTTGACGCAGGCCACGATGTTCTGCGTCGACGAGGCGCTGCCGGTCACGATGTGCACGTTGACCTCGAGCCGGGTCCCGGTCATGCCGACCGGCGCGCCGATGCCGTCCTGCTCGTCGACGACGAAGTCCTGCGGCAGCACGTGCAGGATCTCGCGGCCGCTCGGCAGCGCCACCGCCTTGGCGGCGTCGATCGCGCGGCGGACGTCCTCGCGGGTGATCTCGCGGTTCTTTCCAGCCACCGCGACGACGCCCCGGCTGTTGAACGCCTTGACGTGCGCCCCGGACAGTCCGAGGTGGACGGAATCGATCTCGACGCCGGCGGTCAGTTCGGCCTCGTCGATGGCCTTCTTGATCGATTCCACCGCCGCCTCGAGGTTGACCACGACGCCGCGCCGGATCCCCTTCGAGTCGGCAAGCCCGAGCCCGATGATGTCGAGGCCGCCGTCGTCGGTCATCTCGCCGACGATCGCGGCGATCTTCGACGTACCGACGTCGAGTCCGACCAGGTAGCGTTCTTTACGAGCCACGTTTGTCTCCCCGGCGGGCCTGAAGGCCCACCCTACCGCTTCTTCTCATCCGTGGGCCGGACGTAAACCCGTTCGTCGAACCGCATGTCCACGTAATCGATGTCGGGCACGCGCTGCCGCAGGGCCGGCGCCAGCTCCACGTACGACTGCAGGCGCTCGAGAAACCGGTCCTCGCCCAGGTGGAGCATCGCGGTGTCGTGGTCGAGCAGGACGACCGCGTCGTGCGCATCGTGGACGTCGATCTGCGAGACGCGCCGCGCCAGGTCCTTGCGCGGCGCCAGGGCATCGATGACGCGCGCCGCCAGATCGGCCCGTCCGTCGTCGATCGTCGGCTGGCCATTGCCCGGCGGCGCGACGAGCCCGTCGATGATCGGCAGATCGAATTCCGAGTACTGCGGCCCGAACTCGTCGATCACCGTGCCGCGCGGATCGACGAGGTAGAGCGTGCTGCCGAGACGGCACAGCCCCATCGGCCGCCGCTCCGACACGAACACTTCGACGGTCGACGGCAGCACGCGGCGCAGCGCGACGTCGGCGACCCACGGCGACTCCAGCAGCCGCCGCCGGAAGGCCGGCAGATCGGCGGTCAGGATGTTGGTGCCGCGCAGCCCGTC contains these protein-coding regions:
- a CDS encoding sigma-70 family RNA polymerase sigma factor; translated protein: TSEEIAQRMDIPVSKVRKVLKIAQEPISLETPIGEEEDSHLGDFIEDRQVVSPSDAVINLNLKEQTDQVLKTLTPREEKVIKMRFGVGDGSEHTLEEVGQNFAVTRERIRQIEAKALRKLRHPSRSRKLKAFLEGRT
- a CDS encoding DUF1698 domain-containing protein, with product MLDLRARVAGTRWYHTIDLGNGVITPGTDDTPVRLARIGLPASLAGQSVLDIGAWDGFFSFEAERRGASRVVAADYYSWHGVGWGTGDGKAGFRLAKEALSSKVEDADVDVMQLSPGALGTFDLVLFLGVLYHVPDPLGALERVAAVTASQLILETVVDMVGISRPALAFYPNDELNRDPTNWFAPNEAAMVGMLKRVGFAHVETITPRRSALYRAARATWHRARGKNAWGLAFRQDRAVFHAWKTPPGVGT
- a CDS encoding C4-type zinc ribbon domain-containing protein; translation: MHVDLERVIALQRLDSEASAARKKLAEGPDREKAFDERLEAARQRIDEAKARLAENQEARRAIDKEVAVHQGRLSKYRDQAMAVKTNQEYHAIQHEISHAQGEIKKHEDSMLERMVEADDLAATIKTSEAQLAAEQKTIAADRKTMHEEHAAVQAALDGLGAGRAAIVAAIDRRVLAIYDIASAKRQGISVAEAKDGICTICHVRLRPQMFNEVRRNDGIIQCDSCQRILYFVPAAASQAS
- a CDS encoding GNAT family N-acetyltransferase gives rise to the protein MNGNHSVNDRLSDLGMDEAERGPEDRPPMTIRPAVPEDADAIARTFLESADHHARLDPERYAIPDAPTIAARYRAGQQHLPGVTATTLVAVIDNHVVGFVDVRLDRSPDPMHRDITYCHVVEIAISPSCQSQGVGATLLQAAEDWGRRNGATFASLEYLAANTRAGDFYQRRMGYRVAALTAIKRL
- the pgeF gene encoding peptidoglycan editing factor PgeF codes for the protein MLRDDAREWAEVAASLGLSARRLLLITQVHGSTVAIARRGSVADWKRPEADAIVTDDPDVGIGVRTADCTPVLIHDPSRHVCGAAHAGWRGTAANVVGATVEALHREFGSDPRHLVAAIGPCLGACCGEVGPDVVAAFRSGGAEDATLDAWFTAGEGDRSFLDLERANRDQLARAGVPAEAIFASGLCTKTHHARLHSYRAARETAGRMLAAIRIAAP
- the acpS gene encoding holo-ACP synthase is translated as MAIIGLGFDATDIPRVREVFTRYGDRFLSRLFTEAEIAYCMRQRDPVPSLAGRFASKEAAMKALGTGHSRGVLWKDIEVLRFGGPPRLRLSGGALRRFEAMHGRRSLLTITHSDALAMAQVLLFDDEPATGNAS
- a CDS encoding radical SAM protein, translating into MPARARAERHRDVLAQEVGYVRKPHGGRLRVALAFPNTYFVGMSNLGFQTVYRLFNELDDVVCERVCLPGRQELAGQLNSGQPLRTIESDTPVRDFDVLAFSVSFEWDYTNVVSMLRLAGIPVRAGARTAHDPLVVIGGAVTFVNPEPLALFADLIAAGEGEELIPPLIAAIREASDRDDLLQRLTAARGFYVPSFYDVDYGDDGTIAAFRAKPGTGAPAVVKKAAVKSTDRLDPPSTQIFTPDTEFGSRFLIEVVRGCANLCRFCWAGYNYLPVRAFPADRILDLARAARAHSNRAGLVSIALCDHPEIERILLGLIDMGYSISPASLRLDDLTPSIVSLLHQSGERSITIAPETGSDRLRRVINKTVTNAEIVEKADLIFANGMENLKLYYMIGLPTENDDDLTSIRDLTVQLRDAMLRHARPKGRLGRIVASVNPLIPKPGTAYQWLPMEDPALTDRKGKRLRSLVADLDNVYFNIKSERHSYYQALLSLGDRRVAPAIEAAERNGGNWRAAVAETGVDADFFIFRDRSADAVLPWDIIDGGMKSQFFRAEFDKGLREEWTLPPKRSAENRKFLPVLP
- the ftsZ gene encoding cell division protein FtsZ, translating into MVDKDGLRLKLDEEGRTGARIKVVGVGGGGSNAVNRMVQSGLDGVEFIIANTDLQALKLNSAPNKIQIGGKLTKGLGAGADPNVGRQAALEDTDKLIESLDGADMVFVTTGLGGGTGTGAAPVIASLASELGALTIAVVTKPFKFEGRKRQTQAERGLEELRDCVDTVITIPNERLLATIARTTSLTDAFTTADDVLRQAIQGISDLILVPGLINLDFADVKTIMAGMGIAIMGTGTGEGEDRALHAANNAISSPLLEDASVKGARGVIINVTGGSDLSLVEVSEASAIIQEAAHEDANIIFGAVVDPKMEGRVKITVIATGFDRAAVEKQTTAAAGVTPVDLQQYSAWQQTEKVAAVGGGGGARITVSRRPVLEMPVMVASAAAADPSVDTFSPGAEFEPVSPLDVPAFLRRQNE
- the ftsA gene encoding cell division protein FtsA produces the protein MARKERYLVGLDVGTSKIAAIVGEMTDDGGLDIIGLGLADSKGIRRGVVVNLEAAVESIKKAIDEAELTAGVEIDSVHLGLSGAHVKAFNSRGVVAVAGKNREITREDVRRAIDAAKAVALPSGREILHVLPQDFVVDEQDGIGAPVGMTGTRLEVNVHIVTGSASSTQNIVACVNRAGVAVLDSVLEQLAASEAVLTDDEKQLGVAVVDVGGGTTDFAIFERGSIWHTGVVAIGGDHFTNDIAVGLRTPIPDAERIKRRCGCALSAMVDEDETMDVPSVGGRKPRVMARRILSEILQPRAEEIFHLLWDEIRKAGFEKSLNSGIVLTGGGAMLDGMAEIAEQIFDLPIRRGVPAGVGGLADHVNSPAFATAVGLVMYAHRNHVGEVARPVGAGAFGRVAGRLRGLFKEFF
- a CDS encoding FtsQ-type POTRA domain-containing protein; this translates as MPGVKAVPEKNFRRARVRPGSRRAGGWGAAGWRAGRWTIAMLAVLYAAYRGGALVLQASGLQVRRISVHGNVRLSSGEVAAIVDGLRGTNILTADLPAFRRRLLESPWVADVALRRVLPSTVEVFVSERRPMGLCRLGSTLYLVDPRGTVIDEFGPQYSEFDLPIIDGLVAPPGNGQPTIDDGRADLAARVIDALAPRKDLARRVSQIDVHDAHDAVVLLDHDTAMLHLGEDRFLERLQSYVELAPALRQRVPDIDYVDMRFDERVYVRPTDEKKR